A portion of the Thermococcus sp. genome contains these proteins:
- the priL gene encoding DNA primase large subunit PriL, translated as MLDPFGSRARELVKELGGIEAVLERIPSYVAPDRALRRVSWLRSGEMPDDVFEMDDLMDLMTFYALLGALVFSPYGLEGELVKDANMRIYEERIKRNQNLAELSIPLKTTDKNEIPPKDAFILERRGEGNLGPEQKEELRLKYKLHLSNFLELWEGSLKEIYVRNGYAYVTKGNILKLWERAFEHNIERAVSVLYEIKDELPGYYTKLHEKLNALAREVFKERLERYGSAEAAPLRFEFFPPCIKKAMGGVPAGLRNYAITVLLTSFLSYARICPNPPRRDVRVRDCVQDLNVLEREVIPLIVEAGNRCTPPLFEDQPHEIKNIWYHLGFGLTDKPSLEDSGNSPWYFPPNCDKVRANAPSLCNPDRNCRHIKNPLTYYLRMLYFEGRTRKTAGENRGEGNG; from the coding sequence ATGCTAGACCCATTTGGAAGCAGGGCACGGGAGCTCGTTAAGGAGCTGGGTGGAATAGAGGCGGTGCTGGAGAGAATACCCTCATACGTTGCCCCCGATCGCGCCCTCAGGAGGGTTTCATGGCTCAGGTCAGGAGAGATGCCAGACGACGTTTTCGAGATGGACGATCTGATGGACCTAATGACGTTTTATGCTCTACTGGGTGCCCTTGTGTTTTCACCGTACGGCCTGGAGGGAGAGCTGGTAAAGGATGCCAACATGAGAATATACGAGGAGAGGATAAAACGGAACCAGAACCTCGCGGAACTATCGATACCCCTCAAGACCACCGATAAAAATGAGATACCCCCAAAGGACGCATTCATCCTAGAAAGGAGGGGAGAAGGAAACCTGGGGCCCGAGCAGAAGGAAGAACTCAGGCTTAAGTACAAGCTGCATCTCTCAAATTTCCTGGAGTTATGGGAGGGGAGCCTGAAGGAGATTTACGTGAGGAACGGCTACGCTTACGTTACAAAGGGAAACATCCTCAAACTCTGGGAGAGGGCCTTCGAGCACAATATCGAACGGGCGGTTAGTGTGCTCTACGAGATAAAGGACGAGCTCCCCGGATACTACACCAAGCTACACGAAAAGCTGAACGCTCTGGCAAGGGAAGTCTTTAAGGAACGGCTGGAGAGGTACGGAAGTGCAGAGGCGGCTCCTTTGAGATTTGAGTTTTTCCCGCCGTGTATAAAGAAAGCAATGGGTGGCGTGCCGGCGGGCCTCAGGAACTACGCGATAACCGTGCTCCTAACCTCCTTTCTGAGCTACGCGAGGATCTGCCCGAACCCCCCGAGGAGGGACGTTCGCGTTAGGGACTGCGTCCAGGATTTAAACGTGCTGGAAAGGGAGGTCATCCCACTGATAGTGGAGGCTGGAAACAGGTGCACCCCACCACTTTTTGAGGACCAGCCCCATGAGATCAAGAACATCTGGTACCATTTGGGCTTTGGACTGACGGACAAACCAAGCCTTGAGGACAGCGGGAACTCACCGTGGTATTTCCCCCCCAATTGCGACAAGGTACGGGCGAACGCCCCCTCCCTCTGCAATCCAGACAGGAACTGCCGGCACATCAAGAACCCGCTGACTTATTACCTGAGAATGCTCTACTTCGAGGGTAGGACCAGGAAGACAGCGGGGGAGAACAGGGGTGAGGGGAATGGGTAA
- a CDS encoding ATPase domain-containing protein, translating into MIEKYEVERVRSGIPGFDELIEGGFPTGTTVLVTGPTGSGKTTFGVQFVYKGAEEHDEHGVIVTLEERAQDLRREMKTFGWDLERYEREGKIAIIDGVSAVVGLPSEEQFVLEGNLNPEDFLRYVYRVVKSIDAKRLVIDSIPSIAFRLREERDIRKVLLQLNTILLEMGVTSILTTEAPDPLQGRISRYGVEEYISRGVVLLDFIEKDVELKRYLLIRKMRETRHSMKKFPFEITSEGITVYPSGEVY; encoded by the coding sequence ATGATTGAAAAATATGAAGTTGAGCGCGTGAGGAGTGGCATTCCTGGTTTCGATGAGCTGATAGAGGGCGGATTTCCGACGGGTACAACCGTCCTCGTAACTGGTCCAACGGGCAGTGGAAAGACGACGTTTGGTGTTCAATTCGTGTATAAGGGTGCAGAGGAACATGATGAGCACGGTGTTATAGTAACACTCGAGGAGCGTGCCCAGGATCTCCGGCGTGAAATGAAGACGTTTGGATGGGATCTTGAGCGCTACGAACGTGAGGGCAAGATAGCTATAATCGATGGTGTCAGTGCGGTTGTTGGCCTGCCCTCCGAGGAGCAGTTCGTCCTGGAGGGCAACCTAAACCCCGAGGATTTTCTGAGGTACGTCTATCGGGTTGTCAAATCGATAGATGCAAAAAGGCTCGTTATAGACTCCATCCCCTCGATTGCGTTCCGCTTGAGGGAGGAGAGGGACATCCGTAAAGTGTTGCTTCAGCTCAACACTATCCTCCTCGAGATGGGGGTAACGTCGATCCTTACCACTGAAGCGCCGGACCCCCTGCAGGGTAGAATAAGCAGGTACGGCGTTGAGGAATATATCTCCAGGGGCGTGGTTCTCTTGGACTTCATAGAGAAGGACGTGGAGCTCAAACGCTACCTGCTGATAAGGAAGATGCGTGAGACGAGGCACTCAATGAAAAAGTTCCCGTTTGAGATAACCTCAGAGGGCATCACGGTCTACCCAAGCGGTGAGGTGTACTGA